A window from Citrus sinensis cultivar Valencia sweet orange chromosome 3, DVS_A1.0, whole genome shotgun sequence encodes these proteins:
- the LOC102628245 gene encoding uncharacterized protein LOC102628245, whose amino-acid sequence MGSALRNDKRGFRALFVPLFLAFFFVQNFVLVSSLNYTKYRQVSSLRLERIQKHLEKINKPPVMTIESPDGDIIDCVHKRRQPALDHPLLKNHKIQRVPSQMPKMKKALKEDEASSERNNERVIIEGAWQMWHRNGTRCPKGTVPIRRSTEHDVLRAKSLFDFGKKQHRRIPLHRRADAPDVVSGNGHEHAIAYTGSSQEVYGARATINVWDPSIQVVNEFSLSQIWVLSGSFDGSDLNSIEAGWQVSPELYGDSRPRLFTYWTSDSYQATGCYNLLCAGFIQTNSRIAIGAAISPISTYAGNQFDITILIWKDPKLGNWWMGFGENLLVGYWPAELFTHLADHATMVEWGGEVVNSRANGEHTATQMGSGHFAEDGFGKASYFRNLEMVDSDNSLSSVRDISILAENTNCYNIKNSYNNEWGTHFYYGGPGRNPQCP is encoded by the exons ATGGGTTCTGCTTTAAGGAACGACAAGAGAGGGTTTCGAGCTTTATTCGTTCCTCTCTTCcttgctttcttttttgtccAAAATTTTGTGCTTGTTTCTTCGCTCAATTACACAAAATACAGACAAGTTAGTAGTTTGAGACTTGAAAGAATTCAAAAGCATttggaaaaaattaacaagCCTCCTGTTATGACCATAGAG AGCCCAGATGGAGATATCATAGATTGTGTTCATAAAAGAAGACAGCCAGCTTTAGACCACCCTCTTTTGAAAAATCACAAGATCCAg AGAGTGCCATCACAAATgccaaaaatgaagaaggcGTTGAAAGAGGATGAGGCATCATCAGAGAGGAATAATGAACGAGTAATAATAGAAGGTGCATGGCAAATGTGGCATCGAAATGGGACAAGGTGTCCAAAGGGAACCGTTCCCATACGTCGCAGCACAGAGCATGATGTGCTGAGAGCCAAGTCTTTGTTTGACTTCGGCAAGAAACAGCACCGTCGGATTCCTCTTCACCGACGTGCCGATGCACCAGATGTAGTCAGTGGCAATGGTCATGAA CATGCGATCGCCTACACTGGATCTTCGCAAGAAGTTTATGGAGCAAGGGCTACAATAAACGTATGGGACCCTTCGATCCAAGTCGTCAACGAGTTCAGTCTATCACAGATTTGGGTTCTTTCGGGATCATTCGACGGCTCAGATCTCAACAGCATAGAAGCTGGATGGCAG GTCAGTCCGGAACTTTACGGTGATAGCAGGCCAAGGCTGTTTACTTATTGGACG AGCGATTCATATCAAGCTACAGGGTGCTACAATCTTCTTTGTGCCGGATTCATACAAACAAATAGTAGAATTGCCATTGGAGCAGCTATTTCTCCTATATCAACGTATGCCGGCAACCAATTCGACATCACAATCCTCATTTGGAAG GATCCAAAACTGGGGAATTGGTGGATGGGATTTGGTGAAAACTTGCTAGTCGGGTACTGGCCAGCGGAGCTATTCACACACTTAGCAGACCATGCGACGATGGTGGAGTGGGGAGGCGAAGTGGTGAACTCAAGGGCCAACGGTGAGCACACAGCGACCCAAATGGGTTCAGGCCACTTTGCTGAAGATGGGTTTGGAAAAGCAAGCTATTTCAGGAACCTGGAAATGGTTGATTCCGATAACAGCCTCAGCTCAGTACGAGACATTTCAATTCTAGCTGAGAACACAAATTGTTACAACATCAAAAACTCCTATAACAATGAATGGGGGACACATTTTTACTATGGAGGCCCTGGAAGAAATCCGCAATGCCCCTGA